Proteins from a genomic interval of Ictalurus furcatus strain D&B chromosome 2, Billie_1.0, whole genome shotgun sequence:
- the LOC128602850 gene encoding zona pellucida sperm-binding protein 3: MDFNQVGFGVQLLLLAVGLSAAQRPGLINVPAGLQPNKPSHPSLQVSAGLPSQWTQSGPQSGSPAVAPLGLHFQNPSDAQDQQVMQRPVKKLTWRFPAAPQIPTPPAPVNFIRRSNAVPTQSVTARCNETAVYVEVRRDLFGTSAPLNIAALTLGGCAAKGVAVSSQVLVYDSPLHSCNSKLTVTANELVYIFTLGIASAPISSAPILRSPGALAFVECHYRRFHNVSSSALLPAWIPYASAQAAEERLLFSLRLMTDDWIFERPSDYVFQLGELINIEASVVQFNHVPLRVFVDSCVATAVPDVNAVPRYSFIENHGCLIDAKLAHSSSRFMPQTQAAKLGFQLEAFKFQHVNSSWFYIACILKATAASAPADAEHKACSFSGNRWTAAYGADQVCSCCSSSCGLRKGRDLSSEQGLQLEKEVSLGPIMVLENVLI, encoded by the exons ATGGATTTCAACCAAGTGGGGTTTGGTGTGCAGCTACTGTTATTGGCAGTTGGGTTGTCAGCAGCACAACGGCCAGGATTGATCAATGTTCCTGCTGGGCTTCAACCTAACAAGCCAAGTCATCCTTCACTGCAAGTGAGTGCTGGGTTGCCTTCTCAGTGGACACAAAGTGGTCCCCAGAGTGGAAGTCCTGCAGTAGCCCCACTTGGATTGCACTTTCAAAATCCTTCAGATGCTCAAGACCAGCAAGTAATGCAGAGGCCAGTGAAGAAACTGACTTGGCGTTTTCCAGCAGCACCACAAATCCCAACCCCACCAGCACCAGTGAACTTCATAAGACGGTCTAATGCTGTTCCTACCCAGAGTGTAACAGCAAGGTGCAATGAGACTGCAGTGTATGTAGAGGTGAGAAGAGACCTGTTTGGTACTAGTGCACCCCTCAATATTGCTGCTCTCACTCTGGGAGGCTGTGCTGCCAAAGGGGTGGCTGTTTCTTCTCAAGTCCTTGTGTATGACTCCCCACTGCATAGCTGCAACAGCAAGTTGACT GTGACTGCAAATGAGCTGGTCTATATCTTCACCCTTGGTATTGCTTCAGCACCTATAAGTAGTGCTCCCATTCTAAGAAGTCCTGGTGCTCTGGCTTTTGTTGAGTGTCACTATAGGAG ATTCCACAATGTGAGTAGCAGTGCTCTCCTGCCTGCTTGGATTCCATATGCTTCTGCTCAAGCTGCTGAGGAACGTCTCCTTTTCTCCTTGAGGCTCATGACTG ATGACTGGATATTTGAAAGACCTTCGGACTACGTCTTCCAGCTGGGTGAGCTTATAAATATTGAGGCATCGGTGGTGCAGTTCAACCATGTGCCCCTGCGTGTCTTTGTAGACAGCTGTGTGGCCACTGCTGTCCCTGATGTAAATGCAGTCCCCAGATATTCCTTCATTGAGAACCATGG GTGCTTGATTGATGCCAAGCTTGCACATTCCAGTTCCCGCTTCATGCCCCAAACTCAGGCGGCTAAACTGGGGTTTCAGCTGGAGGCATTCAAGTTTCAGCATGTGAACAGTAGCTGG TTCTATATTGCATGCATCTTGAAGGCAACAGCAGCATCTGCCCCTGCTGATGCTGAGCACAAGGCTTGTTCCTTCTCAGGCAACAG ATGGACTGCTGCATATGGTGCTGACCAGGTATGCAGTTGTTGCAGCAGTAGCTGTGGTTTGAGGAAGGGTCGTGATCTGTCATCAGAGCAAG GCTTGCAGCTGGAGAAAGAAGTGAGCCTTGGCCCGATCATGGTTCTGGAAAATGTCCTCATCTAA